Part of the Lates calcarifer isolate ASB-BC8 linkage group LG6, TLL_Latcal_v3, whole genome shotgun sequence genome, gatctgatgaaaaaaaataattaaatccCTCAACAGGCAACTCCACCACCAGGACAATGCAAGTCgacattttccatttaaatatttatttcagttctCAAGTTGTCGTGTTGTGAGGAAATGGCGATACATTTTCAAACCTCCAAAGTTATTCTAagcacaaaatgtaaaatgtacatGTGAGGTAAATGAAATTAGGATCTTTCACACAAAAGTCACAAAAACTCAAGGGCCCACAATGTATACCTCAACGACTGTCTGTTCACTATGCATCGTCGAGCTGCAGCAAAGACATTCTAAACTAGTCAATGGTGCGATAACTTCTAACAACATGTCTTActtgacaaaaacactgtcacactgtcattgGATGTGTTtcatgtcaaataaaaaaaaaaaatgctttgtcagactttcttgtgctttttcttgtctctgAAAGCTTCAGGAATCAGCTGCtgcattacagaaaaaaatagcagCTTCCTTCCACCAGGTGTCAGTTTATTTACTTTATGAGACACTGTCACAGTCCAGTTATAGTCAGTTTTGTCCACATCTACCATTCAGAAGTTCCTACAAACCACACACAACTTATTACTTCATAAAGTATGTCTTTAAAGACACTGAAAGCTGTcttactgaaataaaaagaccccactgtatgttttatttgtctcattttcaacaaaacatACACTTTACATCATAACCAACAAATGTACAACTACTGAAAGACCAACTGTCATCACATTCTGATTCCAAGTCTTAAATAGATGAATTCTGATTGGTGCATGGGAAGTACAGAATGTGACATCAGCTAACTCTAAACCAATGAGAggaacacagacaaaacactaCATGCTGATGAAACaccaacattttaaatgtgaaacaaCAATGTATGCTCTGATTTAAGTTTTCAGGATCACTAATGTTACTCATCTCATTTGTTACTATGACAACACAAGTATTGTAATCTCTAACACATTTTGTGAATTCTCTTATTTCATtgagaaactgttttatttccaaCATGTTTTCATTCCCAACCTTTCTTTTCTATAGAAATACAGGATATCAAAAGGAAACCatatttgcagtttttcctGCTAGGCTTTtcttcatttatcatttatctatttttatatatttacagtactgtgcaaaagcTCTAGGCACTACACaagtaaagtgaggatgctttaaaaaatgatgccAAGAATAGTTTTTGTCAGTTAAAGTCACAggaagtgcagtaaacagaaaaacactaaatcaaatcaatatttggtgtgACCACACTTTGACTTTAAAACAACTCTAGTTCTCCTGGGTACATCTGCACACTGTTTACAAAGGTACTTGGCAGGTAGGTTGTTCCAAACCTCTTGGAGAACTGGCCACGGGCTATGTGCATTTATTTGGTgaatgaagacaaaacaaaaacatataaagctctcatgtgaaataaccaaaactgtTCTAACTTTGGGAGAaaatgctgtgtttatgttggaGACTGTCACTCTAATTCATCACACACAGGCCTTTGAACGAGCACTGGTAGATCTAGCAGGTTAATCACGCGGACTggttatgttaaaaaaaaagaaaaaaaaaatcctactgAGTCAATGGGGTTAGCCCTGATGGCTTCATGTAAAGGAAACATTCTAAACTGTCTCTAGTATAGCAGTGTTATTTATTGATGACAGACTGGATGTTTCAGAGCAGCATCAGAGCAGCACTGAGCATAGCTGGGATCAGTCTTGTGTTCAGTCTGTGTACAGTAGACACTGATGCTGTCTGACTTGTCTTCAGCCAACCTGCGAACCTGCTGGTTCGTGCGTACACCCCCGGCCTGTGAGGAAGTCCGCACTCTTCCCCGAAGCTTGCCACTCCGACCACATAAAACCTCTCCTCGTTCTCGCTGTAGCACTGCAGAGGGCCTCCGCTGTCACCCTGATGTAAACAGCAGCCATGttgaattgaaatgaaaccTGCAGCCTGTGCTGAGTTTGTacattatatacattatataaacaTACACGAATCAGTACCTGACAAGCATCAGCTGCTCCGCTCTCTACTCCAGCACAGATCATGTTCTCAGTGACCAGGCCAGCGTACCAGGTGATCAGGTTACATCTTCTCCTGTCAATGAGCTCAACCTCAGCTTCCTGCAATCTGTTCATCGGCCTGCCTACAGTACACACAACAATATGGTACAGGCTATGTAACTATGTAACTGCACATTCTCCCTCTTATAAATGAAAGCTGaattcataagcaataaaacacacctTTGTTCAAATCACTGCACTGTTTTGTATACTGTTTTAAATCTATTCATTGGATGGCTTCACTATGTTCCAGATTGTGGTTTTAATCTTCCCTCTTGatctccctttcttttccttttccttattCCTGTGGaattgttgttttcataaaaaatatattgattatttacatgtgctttgtgtgttttgtttactaATGTGCAGACAATGTTCAGCACATTGTAAACACTGTTTTTAATAAGAGCtatataaaactttaaaagtaTTAAACCACTGCATGATTGTTTAGGAGTACATGCAGCTGCAGGTGTTGGTAAAGTCATTAGTAAATTGTGGGGTTTTCATTCTAAAATAAATCATCAAGgcagcagcatttaaatgttattgagtcattaataaataatttttggACCAGATGCTCTGCAGCCTTCTTACAAAAGAAAGATCCATTATGAGTTACACATTAGAAAAATTCATCACTGACCTGCAAATAATCCAGTAAATTATTAATTAGGCATTACCAAAGTCTTGGCAGGGATTCAGAGTCTTGCTCAAGTGCACTTCAGTATGGAAATTTGATCATGACTCTCCATGACTTTTAATGATAACCCCGCAGAATCAGTGAGTTTTTCTACCAACCTTTGTAATAGGTGCTCCCCCATCCAGAGATGAAACAGTGGCTGAAGTTGAGGTTGAACTCATGGGTCACATTATGAGGAGTGCAGATGGGTTGGACGTGGTCAGTGAAGTTGAAGGGAGAGCTGAGGAGCACCAGCGTCACGTCATTGTCAGATGTGGCGTCATTGTAGTCCTCGTGCATTTTGACTGCACTGATGGAACGGATCTGGACATGATCTCCTGGAGCGGATAAAACATTAAGCCCGGCCACCACACGGAAATAGGCTCTGCTGATCCATCTGGACAcgagacagaaggacaaagATTCAATTAAGAATACATTTGcgtcattgtttttttcagagtCTTGTACACTCTTACCCACAAAGCCCATTTTCATTTCCAGATCTCCACTTTGACCACTCTAATTAGCACACAAAGGCATACCTGGTACCCTTTATTGTACGAGCACAATACAGTATAATAACACACACTGGATAATAGAGGAAAGCTTTAATGTCCCGCAAGAGGCCAAAAATCAGTTAGTGCCATGTCTAGAGTGGTAAAACCTCTGTCTCGATGGAAGCAAATTAAACTGCATTTGCAAAGGGTGCTGGGAGTTCAGCAAGATGGCCTGAGCTTTCTGTGTCATGTGATCATTCAAATTTATACCACTGACTTTATGgcacacattcacagttttttcccaggtgttttttgtttaccAGACTGAGATTAACAAACCAGTCAATCATATACAACAAATTTATCTGAATCACTAGAGGAAGTATAGACCAGGAACTTGTCAACAATAAAAAGTCCCTACTGACAACTTTTTTGATTGGATTTATGAACATTTACTCAGTTTAATCAGTGATAaacatactactactactggtgTCTTGTAAACAAgtaatgtgtgttttgcagcCAATATTCTTTCTATTTATTGTTACATTGAACACAAGTTTGTTCTCTTTAAAACCTCCATGTGTGAAACATTAATACAGACAATAAAATACTAGCCTTGGATCTGAAATAACTCATTCTGACACCTGCTAATAtccatcacacactcactcacatattTAACAGCACTTTGtagaaatcttttttattttgctgtgagGTGCTCTCTGTTCTGTTTAGTCTTATACCTCAACATGGGAACTATCAATAGGTTCCTTCCTTAACACATGCAGACTGAGGCATATATGACATGTGAATGCGTGTTGGTCAGTTGGGTGTTTTCGTAATACTCACAGGTATTTGTAGAAGCAGTGTGTGGCAGTGAGCACCCAGAGGCTGTTGAGGATCGTCCCGCCACAGTGGTGCCTGGACATGATCTGGATGCTGACCTGCCAGGGCCACGCCCCCTCAGGAGCCTCCTGACCCCCCACTATCCGAGACATACCTGGGGGGGCTACGAGGGATCGCTGCCCACAGCCTCGTAAACACAGTCAAATAAAGTTTTCATGTAATTTCTGAAAAGACATCTTAGCGTTCACAGTGTTGAAAGCAGTAGTGTGACAGTAgttgtatgttgtgtgtgtgtgacccgGCTATGTTGGAGATTAACACATAGATAAGATCACTTGGAACAGTCAGTCGATCAATTAGTCGATCATCAAAAAATTGGtctatgttttcatttacaattaactgattatttaGATCTGTTATTAAGCAAAAACTCACAGATTTAAACTTCTCAAATGTGTTGCAGCTTTTCTCTCCTTGGCTCTGTAAAGGACCAGGGAACAACAAACATGTCCCCCCCCTGCTGGGTCAGGAGTGTTTACTTCATACCTTACCACAAGTACAAACGttttaacagcaaaatgtacttaaagtatcaaaagttaAAGTATTCATTATGTAAAAACCCTTCTTTCAGAGAGTTATATTGTTTATAATAAATTGTcttatttgattattatttaatgttttcattgtcaACATGTAAGTTTTAGGGTACTTTACATATACTAGTTTAATTTAATAGTAAAGCATCATACTTTATAAGATCATCATATGTTCTCTGTAAATCCTAATCTGAAAAGCAGAATTAGGAGTAAACAGTgcaatatttgcctctgaaatgctgtggagtagaaatataaaggagcacaaaatgaaaatagtcCAGTACAAATGCACTTGGTTACCACTATCAGGAGGAAAAGTATCTTTCTTAAAAACTACTTGAGAAAAATGATTCATACCCATTTGGCGAAAAAGTAATTTACTGCTTAAACTAGAAGTTCCCTCCCCACCACTGCTTTTACTCACTGTCCTGTGGCGAAGTCAGCGGAGTCAAACACAAAGCGctcacaaagagaaaaagcctCTTAATCTCCATCTAGTTGAAAGTCCTcaggacatttttttgaccaaaaacaaaaacaacttccGACCAATGACGTCATTTGTACATTTGGCTCGTGTGTTCTGCGTCACATGTGAAAGAAAGTCAATAACGAGatgatttaaagaaaacaaatttttaaaaaaacggTGTTTTATTGTAGCTGaggtaatgaaatgaaaaaaaaaaatccacagagactgagttaaatttaaaatagttttaattCGTGTTCAGTTGTGTTCATTCACACACGTAAAATTACATAACAACAATAAGACAGGGGGGCAGATTACCAGGTTAAGAGCTGCCTATTTACAAATTAATGTGTGCTATTAAAGAGCAGAGTGCGGGAGGAGGGCAGCAGCCTGATGCAGACgctgtaaatgaaaatggcTCAGGAGGGGATGGTccatgtttaaaaatataagCTCACaccaaaatcaaaaacaacatggCCAAAATAAACCTCACTGTTTACTTACATAACATGTTTTAAAGAGTATACGCTTTTGTTACAAATTATATCTGAtgtaattgtcttttttttttttttgccatttttctaTGATTTGAAACATGTATTCATACAGATATAAAGTGAGTGCTGTGGCCTTCTGGAAGatatctctgactgactgacttaaCATCCTGACAGCCAGTAAATTCCTGCACTACAAACTCCTCACACTGAGCCCCACGGTGAGCCAATGCGTTTTGTCAGAAATAAGCATGTGCGTGTTTTCTGTGCACAGTCTCACCCAGGCTCATCTCTGAGCCCCCGGCGAGCTCAGTTTTGTGAACCACACActctgaggttttttttccccccttctttcTGGAGGCTGCAGGCCTAAATGACCTTTACGATTTCACGAAAACGCACTTGCCGACACTCCCTCACATTCTGCTGAGAGTCATCAATTATGCAGGGAAACTGCT contains:
- the LOC108876379 gene encoding transmembrane protease serine 11D, which encodes MEIKRLFLFVSALCLTPLTSPQDSCGQRSLVAPPGMSRIVGGQEAPEGAWPWQVSIQIMSRHHCGGTILNSLWVLTATHCFYKYLWISRAYFRVVAGLNVLSAPGDHVQIRSISAVKMHEDYNDATSDNDVTLVLLSSPFNFTDHVQPICTPHNVTHEFNLNFSHCFISGWGSTYYKGRPMNRLQEAEVELIDRRRCNLITWYAGLVTENMICAGVESGAADACQGDSGGPLQCYSENEERFYVVGVASFGEECGLPHRPGVYARTSRFAGWLKTSQTASVSTVHRLNTRLIPAMLSAALMLL